The Acipenser ruthenus chromosome 27, fAciRut3.2 maternal haplotype, whole genome shotgun sequence genome includes a window with the following:
- the LOC117432118 gene encoding myoblast determination protein 1 homolog, which translates to MELSDSTFSFSTADEFYDDPCFNTSDMHFFEDLDPRLVHVGLLKPDDHHHHNEDEHVRAPSGHHQAGRCLLWACKACKRKTTNADRRKAATMRERRRLSKVNDAFESLKRCTSTNPNQRLPKVEILRNAISYIESLQTLLRGQDDNYFPVLEHYSGDSDASSPRSNCSDGMMDFSGPPCNTRRRNNYDSAYFTETPNDSKNIKKSVISSLDCLSSIVERISTDTSTCAVLPLPENGAEGSPSSPPEGSILNEATIPSQTNCTQLPLDANPIYQVL; encoded by the exons ATGGAGTTATCAGACAGCACTTTCTCATTCAGCACCGCTGATGAGTTCTATGATGACCCCTGCTTCAACACCAGTGACATGCACTTTTTCGAGGATCTGGACCCAAGGTTAGTGCACGTGGGCTTGCTGAAGCCGGATGACCATCACCATCACAACGAAGACGAGCACGTTCGGGCTCCTAGCGGCCACCACCAGGCAGGCAGGTGCTTGCTGTGGGCGTGCAAAGCCTGCAAACGAAAGACCACCAATGCTGACCGGAGGAAGGCTGCTACGATGAGGGAAAGGAGACGACTGAGCAAAGTCAATGATGCCTTCGAGTCACTGAAAAGGTGCACCTCTACAAACCCCAACCAGAGACTGCCAAAAGTGGAGATCCTGCGAAACGCCATCAGTTACATAGAGTCTCTGCAAACTCTGCTCAGGGGGCAGGATGACAACTACTTCCCAGTCCTGGAGCACTATAGCGGTGACTCTGACGCTTCCAGCCCACGATCCAACTGCTCGGATGGAAtg ATGGATTTCAGTGGCCCTCCTTGCAACACCAGAAGAAGAAACAATTATGACAGCGCTTACTTCACAGAAACACCAAATG attccAAAAATATTAAGAAGTCCGTCATTTCCAGCTTGGATTGCCTATCCAGTATCGTGGAAAGGATTTCGACAGACACCTCGACGTGCGCGGTGTTGCCACTCCCAGAGAACGGAGCTGAGGGTAGCCCCTCTTCACCGCCGGAAGGATCTATCTTGAACGAGGCCACCATCCCGTCTCAGACCAACTGTACCCAGCTCCCGCTAGACGCCAACCCCATCTACCAGGTGTTATAA